One window of Sphingomonas paeninsulae genomic DNA carries:
- the trbF gene encoding conjugal transfer protein TrbF, which produces MTSSIFKRSVQRYGRTPEPETPYQRAGQLRDERIGSARVQARNWRLMAFGTLGLSTVISGALVWQSLQSHVVPYVVEVDRLGEAKAITEAEAGYKATDPQIAWHLAKFVENVRSVSLDPVLMRRDWLSAYDFVTRRGSQFLDDYARSANPFASIGERTVSVQVTSVVRASDSAFQIKWTETAYDRGNQTGVSHWTGILSVVTRMPRSADALRKNPLGVFVDAIDWSRELEPPTPAQPPAPRAVPAATATMPLGSPLDPNLAAQPATIPDPETQP; this is translated from the coding sequence ATGACATCCTCGATCTTCAAACGCAGCGTCCAGCGCTATGGACGAACCCCCGAACCCGAAACGCCGTACCAGCGTGCCGGACAATTGCGGGACGAGCGTATCGGCTCGGCGCGCGTTCAGGCGCGCAACTGGCGGCTGATGGCATTCGGCACCCTGGGACTGTCTACCGTCATCTCCGGCGCTCTCGTCTGGCAATCGCTGCAAAGCCATGTCGTGCCCTATGTCGTCGAAGTCGACCGGCTCGGCGAAGCAAAAGCGATTACCGAAGCCGAAGCTGGCTACAAAGCTACCGACCCGCAGATCGCCTGGCATCTGGCAAAGTTCGTCGAGAACGTCCGCTCGGTGTCGCTCGACCCGGTGCTGATGCGCCGTGATTGGCTGTCGGCCTATGACTTCGTCACGCGGCGCGGCAGCCAGTTTCTTGACGATTACGCGCGCAGCGCCAATCCATTTGCCAGCATCGGCGAGCGCACCGTCTCGGTCCAGGTCACCAGCGTCGTCCGAGCCTCGGACAGCGCGTTCCAGATCAAATGGACCGAGACCGCATACGATCGCGGCAACCAGACCGGCGTCTCGCACTGGACCGGCATCCTGAGTGTCGTCACGCGGATGCCCAGATCGGCCGATGCCCTGCGGAAAAATCCACTCGGTGTCTTTGTCGATGCGATCGACTGGAGCCGCGAACTCGAACCGCCGACACCGGCGCAGCCGCCCGCACCCAGAGCTGTCCCAGCGGCGACCGCGACAATGCCACTTGGATCGCCGCTCGATCCCAATCTCGCCGCGCAACCTGCCACCATTCCAGACCCGGAGACCCAGCCATGA
- the era gene encoding GTPase Era, with translation MVAIVGAPNAGKSTLVNALVGQKVAIVSPKAQTTRTKLMGVALEGDTQIILVDTPGIFEGKRRFDRAMVQAAWGGAADADLIALVIDAKGGLGLKVETILSGLESRPEPKLLVLNKVDVADKAKLLKHAQTLNERIHFTETLMISASTGDGVADMKARLAAAMPEGPWHFPADQVSDATDRTMAAEVTREQIFNQLYQELPQACAVDTEKYTERQDGSLEIHQQILVARDSQRAIVLGKGGARLKEIGSKARAELSAMLGVKVHLYLHVKVAPNWDEDRMLYRDMGLDWVD, from the coding sequence ATGGTTGCCATCGTCGGCGCACCGAACGCGGGCAAATCCACGCTGGTCAATGCGCTGGTCGGGCAAAAGGTCGCCATCGTCAGTCCAAAGGCACAGACGACGCGGACCAAGCTGATGGGTGTCGCTCTGGAGGGGGACACGCAGATCATCCTCGTCGACACGCCCGGCATATTCGAAGGCAAGCGCCGCTTCGACCGTGCGATGGTGCAGGCCGCATGGGGTGGCGCTGCGGACGCCGATCTCATCGCGCTTGTTATCGATGCAAAGGGTGGCCTTGGCCTGAAGGTCGAAACAATTTTAAGCGGGCTGGAAAGCCGACCCGAACCCAAGCTGCTTGTACTGAACAAGGTCGATGTCGCGGATAAAGCCAAGCTTTTGAAACATGCGCAGACGCTGAACGAACGGATTCACTTCACCGAAACGCTGATGATAAGCGCTTCGACCGGTGACGGCGTCGCCGATATGAAGGCCCGGCTGGCCGCGGCTATGCCCGAGGGACCGTGGCACTTCCCCGCCGATCAGGTCAGCGATGCGACCGACCGCACGATGGCAGCCGAAGTCACGCGCGAACAAATTTTCAATCAGCTTTATCAGGAACTGCCGCAGGCATGTGCGGTCGATACCGAGAAATATACCGAACGGCAGGATGGCTCGCTGGAAATCCACCAGCAGATACTGGTCGCCCGTGACAGTCAGCGCGCAATCGTGTTGGGCAAGGGCGGTGCACGGTTAAAGGAAATCGGCAGCAAGGCCCGCGCCGAATTGAGCGCGATGCTTGGCGTGAAGGTTCATCTGTACCTGCACGTCAAGGTCGCGCCCAACTGGGACGAAGATCGGATGCTCTACCGCGACATGGGTCTCGACTGGGTCGATTAG
- the trbJ gene encoding P-type conjugative transfer protein TrbJ: MTAKTRSARSPLSQYLTATALGIAVVGCVTFQLTSKPAQAQLTVFDPRNYAQNILTAARALQQINNQIRSLQNQATMLTNMAKNLSRIDFPQLQQLQAQLQQIDRLMGQAQGINFQISGTNAQFQRLFPQIFNQALSGNQQVIASRARMDTAMAAFRQSMAVQSQVVGNVQADIPTLSALADKSQNAEGALQAQQATNQLLALTAKQQFQIQNLMAAQYRAEAIEQARRVQGETDARAATTKFLGSGSAYTP, from the coding sequence ATGACCGCCAAAACCCGTTCCGCCCGATCGCCGCTGAGCCAATATCTGACCGCAACGGCGCTCGGCATTGCTGTCGTTGGGTGCGTCACTTTTCAGCTGACCTCGAAACCGGCACAGGCGCAGCTCACCGTTTTCGACCCGCGTAACTACGCACAGAACATCCTGACGGCCGCGCGCGCGCTCCAGCAGATCAACAACCAGATTCGCTCGCTGCAGAACCAGGCGACGATGCTGACCAACATGGCGAAGAACCTGAGCCGGATCGATTTTCCCCAGCTCCAGCAATTGCAGGCCCAGTTGCAGCAGATCGACCGGCTGATGGGGCAGGCGCAGGGCATTAACTTCCAGATCAGCGGAACCAACGCCCAGTTCCAACGGCTTTTCCCGCAGATCTTCAACCAGGCGCTGAGCGGCAACCAGCAGGTGATTGCCTCACGCGCACGCATGGACACCGCGATGGCAGCGTTCCGCCAGTCGATGGCCGTCCAGTCGCAGGTTGTCGGCAATGTGCAGGCCGATATCCCGACGCTGTCTGCGCTCGCCGATAAAAGCCAGAACGCCGAAGGCGCTCTCCAGGCACAGCAGGCGACCAACCAGTTGCTCGCGCTCACCGCCAAGCAGCAGTTCCAGATCCAGAATCTGATGGCGGCGCAATATCGTGCCGAAGCGATCGAACAGGCACGCCGCGTCCAGGGCGAGACCGACGCGCGCGCAGCAACCACAAAGTTCCTCGGATCCGGCTCGGCCTACACCCCTTAA
- the trbL gene encoding P-type conjugative transfer protein TrbL, which yields MNDLNVIDRFMQAFIRYIDSGFGLLGGDVGFLTTTLIGIDITLAGLFWALGGEQDVIGRFLKKILYVGAFAFILNRFSTLADIIFRSFAAAGLTAGGGTLSAEDLLKPGKLAGTGFAAAWPLLDQVGKLMGFTSFFDNFLTIIVLLFAWVLVILAFFILAVQMFVTILEFKLTALAGFVLVPFALWNRTSFLAERVLGHIVSSGIKVMVLAVIVGIGSNFFTEFTTALQGQEPDIGQALSLVLASLTLFGLGIFGPGIASGLVAGAPQLGAGAALGTTVGAIGMTALGGGAAIGATRAVGGATLGAIRAGTTMGSAASASYQLGQSAAGSSSVAAGLGGVAQAAGGALRQKASSALGLSEAAQTGRDAAWTALNGTKSTPGAASEAAADGTPTWASALRRQQNNRHHAQVAAHAIREGDRGGASATPDISEKDD from the coding sequence ATGAACGACCTCAACGTCATCGACCGCTTCATGCAGGCCTTCATCCGCTACATCGACAGCGGATTCGGGCTGCTCGGTGGCGATGTCGGCTTCCTCACGACGACGCTGATCGGCATCGACATCACGCTGGCCGGGCTGTTCTGGGCGCTGGGCGGCGAACAGGATGTCATTGGCCGCTTCCTCAAGAAGATCCTCTACGTCGGCGCGTTTGCCTTCATCCTCAATCGCTTTTCGACGCTCGCCGACATCATCTTTCGCTCGTTTGCCGCCGCGGGGCTCACCGCAGGTGGCGGCACGCTGTCAGCCGAGGATTTGCTCAAACCCGGAAAGCTCGCGGGCACGGGTTTTGCCGCCGCCTGGCCGCTGCTCGATCAGGTCGGCAAGCTGATGGGCTTCACCAGCTTCTTCGACAATTTCCTGACGATCATCGTGCTGCTTTTCGCATGGGTGCTCGTGATCCTCGCCTTCTTCATTCTCGCCGTGCAGATGTTCGTGACGATCCTCGAGTTCAAGCTGACGGCGCTTGCAGGGTTCGTGCTCGTGCCCTTCGCGCTCTGGAACCGGACGAGCTTTCTCGCCGAACGTGTGCTTGGGCATATCGTCTCGTCGGGCATTAAGGTCATGGTGCTGGCCGTCATCGTCGGCATCGGCTCGAACTTCTTCACCGAATTTACGACGGCGCTGCAGGGGCAGGAGCCCGACATCGGCCAGGCGCTGAGCCTCGTGCTCGCTTCGCTGACATTGTTCGGCCTCGGCATCTTCGGGCCCGGCATCGCCTCGGGACTTGTCGCCGGTGCGCCGCAGCTCGGCGCTGGAGCAGCCCTCGGCACAACCGTCGGCGCGATCGGCATGACGGCGCTTGGCGGCGGTGCTGCGATCGGCGCGACCCGCGCCGTCGGCGGTGCGACGCTCGGTGCCATCCGCGCCGGTACGACGATGGGCTCGGCAGCGTCGGCATCATATCAGCTCGGCCAGTCTGCAGCCGGATCGTCGAGCGTCGCTGCCGGCCTCGGTGGCGTCGCGCAGGCTGCCGGGGGTGCGCTGCGCCAGAAAGCGTCGAGCGCGCTCGGCCTGTCCGAAGCGGCACAAACCGGTCGTGATGCCGCCTGGACCGCCCTCAACGGCACGAAATCAACGCCGGGCGCGGCGTCCGAGGCGGCAGCCGATGGCACTCCGACTTGGGCGAGCGCTCTCCGCCGACAGCAGAACAATCGCCATCACGCGCAGGTTGCCGCCCACGCAATCCGTGAAGGCGATCGCGGCGGCGCTTCCGCCACTCCCGACATCAGCGAAAAGGACGACTGA
- a CDS encoding DUF72 domain-containing protein has translation MSQGQMSQGKIRVGIGGWTFEPWRGVFFPKGLPHARELEYAAAHLTSIEINGTYYGSQKPATFAKWAKAAPDGFVFSVKASRFTTNRKILADGAESIDRFLSQGIVELGEKLGPILWQFTANKHFDAGDFAGFLALLPEKKDGIALRHALEVRHESFIDPAFYALAKKANAAIVFADSDEFPKIEENTSDFTYARLQRSEDNIPTGYSANALDNWAETARNWAKHGRDVYVYMISGAKVRNPAGAMALIAKLD, from the coding sequence ATGTCGCAGGGACAAATGTCACAAGGAAAAATACGTGTCGGGATTGGCGGCTGGACGTTCGAACCGTGGCGCGGCGTGTTTTTCCCCAAGGGTCTGCCGCACGCTCGCGAGCTGGAATATGCCGCCGCGCACCTGACCTCGATAGAGATTAACGGCACTTATTACGGGTCGCAAAAGCCGGCGACATTCGCGAAATGGGCAAAGGCGGCGCCCGACGGTTTCGTGTTCAGCGTGAAGGCATCGCGCTTCACCACCAACCGCAAGATACTGGCCGATGGCGCCGAATCCATTGATCGGTTTCTGTCTCAGGGGATCGTCGAGCTGGGTGAAAAGCTCGGGCCTATCCTGTGGCAATTCACTGCGAATAAACACTTCGACGCCGGGGATTTCGCAGGATTTCTCGCGCTGCTGCCTGAAAAAAAGGACGGCATTGCCCTCCGCCACGCGCTGGAGGTTCGGCACGAAAGCTTCATCGACCCGGCCTTTTATGCCCTGGCAAAGAAAGCCAATGCTGCGATCGTCTTTGCCGACAGCGACGAGTTTCCAAAGATCGAGGAAAACACGAGCGACTTCACCTACGCCCGGCTACAGCGCTCGGAAGACAACATTCCGACCGGATATAGCGCAAATGCACTGGATAACTGGGCGGAAACAGCCCGAAACTGGGCAAAACACGGCCGCGATGTGTATGTTTATATGATTTCGGGAGCAAAAGTCCGTAATCCCGCAGGGGCAATGGCGCTAATTGCCAAGCTGGACTAG
- a CDS encoding TrbI/VirB10 family protein, translating to MTDADETGMAPDEPKPAPKVDPETLVLRARPTRAIRFKRGAVVGLAALASISVVATAWVALRPTAFRMVSQNDERSEPGKPSSEALSGLPTSYDDAPKLGAPLPGDLGKPFLESRASMATEGGQGTGAAQEAEQAAAAERQRQVAELKAARESGLMAKSGNAMPEQQATAITGDTSASANAPAKLAVDADRDPNAQQRKSDFVGSIDKGGDTNPHALTAAVSPYTLSAGSVISASLITGLRSDLPGLVTAQVTERVFDSATGQILLIPQGARLIGSYDSVVAFGQKRALVVWQRIILPDGRSMTIDNVPATDPSGYAGLADKVDFHTWQLLKGVVLSTVLGVGSSLTFTGESDLVQAIRESTQQNVSRAGDQLTSKNLQIQPSITIRPGAPVRLVVHRDLILAPWHE from the coding sequence ATGACCGATGCGGACGAGACGGGGATGGCACCCGACGAACCGAAACCGGCCCCCAAGGTCGATCCCGAAACCCTCGTTTTGCGGGCGCGCCCGACACGCGCCATCCGCTTCAAGCGCGGCGCTGTGGTCGGGCTGGCGGCGCTCGCCTCGATCAGCGTCGTCGCCACCGCCTGGGTGGCACTGCGACCGACCGCCTTCCGCATGGTCAGCCAGAACGATGAGCGCAGTGAGCCCGGCAAGCCCTCGAGCGAGGCGCTCAGCGGGCTGCCGACCAGCTATGACGATGCCCCGAAGCTCGGGGCCCCGCTGCCCGGCGATCTCGGCAAGCCGTTTCTGGAATCGCGAGCGTCGATGGCGACCGAAGGCGGGCAGGGGACAGGGGCCGCGCAAGAGGCCGAGCAGGCAGCCGCCGCCGAACGCCAGCGCCAAGTGGCCGAACTGAAGGCCGCGCGCGAGTCAGGACTGATGGCGAAATCGGGCAACGCGATGCCCGAGCAGCAGGCGACCGCCATAACGGGTGACACCTCCGCGTCCGCAAACGCTCCAGCAAAGCTTGCTGTCGATGCTGATCGCGATCCCAATGCCCAGCAGCGCAAAAGTGATTTTGTCGGGTCGATCGACAAAGGCGGGGACACCAATCCGCATGCGCTGACGGCAGCGGTGTCACCCTATACCCTGTCGGCAGGCAGTGTCATTTCCGCGAGTCTGATTACGGGGTTGCGCTCCGATTTGCCCGGGCTCGTCACGGCGCAGGTGACCGAGCGCGTATTTGACAGCGCAACCGGGCAGATATTGCTCATCCCGCAAGGCGCGCGACTGATCGGCAGCTACGACAGTGTCGTGGCTTTCGGGCAGAAACGTGCACTTGTCGTCTGGCAGCGGATCATCCTGCCGGACGGACGCTCGATGACGATCGACAATGTGCCTGCGACCGATCCGTCGGGTTATGCCGGGCTCGCCGATAAGGTCGATTTCCACACCTGGCAGTTGCTGAAAGGTGTCGTGCTTTCGACCGTGCTTGGCGTCGGCTCGAGCCTGACCTTCACAGGGGAGAGTGACCTCGTTCAGGCAATTCGTGAATCCACGCAGCAAAACGTTTCGCGCGCCGGCGACCAGCTGACCTCGAAGAACCTTCAGATTCAGCCGTCGATCACGATCCGTCCCGGTGCGCCGGTGCGGCTCGTCGTCCACCGCGACCTCATTCTCGCACCCTGGCACGAATAG
- the trbG gene encoding P-type conjugative transfer protein TrbG, protein MNPVFALPALSTLAMMLSAAAAPPVPTRLGTPAAMVSAVMPQVAASQPVPTVSRRATHRRRTASRALGTLAAANRAATLEPGRQGFINAVQVYPYGEGLLFQVYTAPERITDIALQAGEALVAVASGDTVRWVIGDTTSGTGADKRTHVLVKPFAAGLATNLVITTDRRSYHLALTSTGGAAMAGLSWSYSQDALIALKRSAEDAVGGAPVAIGLDVDRLRFDYAISGDKPAWRPLRAFDDGRQTFIEFPASLAVGEAPPLFLVARKGEAQLVNYRLRGRYYVVDRLFDAAELRLGTRHQDVVRIDRVGARRQRRAS, encoded by the coding sequence ATGAACCCTGTATTTGCACTTCCCGCGCTATCGACACTCGCGATGATGCTGAGCGCTGCTGCGGCACCGCCGGTGCCGACACGGCTCGGGACGCCAGCGGCTATGGTATCCGCCGTGATGCCCCAGGTGGCCGCGTCGCAGCCAGTGCCGACTGTTTCGCGCCGCGCCACCCACCGACGACGAACAGCATCGAGGGCATTGGGCACATTGGCGGCAGCCAATCGGGCAGCGACTCTCGAGCCGGGGCGACAGGGCTTCATCAATGCTGTGCAAGTCTACCCCTACGGCGAAGGACTGTTGTTCCAGGTCTATACGGCTCCAGAGCGGATCACCGATATCGCGTTGCAAGCCGGCGAAGCGCTCGTCGCGGTGGCCAGTGGCGATACCGTCCGCTGGGTGATTGGCGATACGACGAGCGGCACCGGCGCCGACAAGCGCACGCATGTTCTGGTCAAACCATTTGCTGCCGGGCTTGCCACCAACCTGGTCATCACCACTGACCGGCGAAGCTACCATCTGGCTTTGACGAGCACCGGCGGGGCCGCGATGGCGGGATTGTCATGGTCCTATTCACAGGACGCGCTGATCGCTCTGAAGCGGAGTGCCGAGGACGCCGTTGGTGGAGCACCCGTCGCAATCGGTCTCGATGTCGACCGGCTGCGCTTCGATTATGCGATCTCGGGCGACAAGCCCGCCTGGCGACCGTTGCGCGCATTCGATGACGGACGACAGACCTTCATCGAATTTCCGGCAAGCCTTGCGGTCGGAGAAGCGCCACCGCTGTTTCTGGTGGCACGCAAGGGCGAGGCGCAGCTCGTCAATTATCGGCTGCGCGGGCGCTACTATGTCGTCGACCGTCTGTTCGATGCCGCCGAACTGCGCCTTGGTACCAGACATCAGGACGTCGTCCGGATCGACCGCGTGGGTGCCAGGCGTCAGCGGAGGGCGTCATGA
- a CDS encoding GIY-YIG nuclease family protein, with protein sequence MPGFTSAYLPVKLIWSEASETRDAAKEFEFRLKGWSRAKKIALVRGDWTEVSRLAENRVKKEGRPASSLKPAFLLPSNLSFFSPQSTRN encoded by the coding sequence ATCCCCGGTTTCACCTCCGCATATCTCCCGGTCAAACTGATCTGGTCCGAAGCCTCCGAAACCCGCGATGCCGCGAAAGAATTCGAATTTCGGCTAAAAGGTTGGAGCCGCGCCAAGAAAATCGCTCTGGTTCGGGGTGACTGGACAGAGGTTTCGCGACTTGCGGAAAATCGGGTAAAGAAAGAAGGCAGGCCTGCTTCCTCCCTCAAACCTGCCTTTCTGCTTCCGTCAAACCTGTCCTTCTTCTCCCCTCAATCAACGAGAAACTAA
- the dapB gene encoding 4-hydroxy-tetrahydrodipicolinate reductase → MTHVGIFGSAGRMGQAIVIAIESAGATHSGGIDIGEDETALAQASDVIVDFSSPSALLAHLAAARTAKTPILIGTTGLDDSHQAMIDDAAHDIAIIQAANTSLGVNLLTALIEQATARLGADWDIEVLEMHHRHKVDAPSGTALLLGAAAAKGRGKSLPELSRFDHDGRRDEGSIGFASLRGGSVAGDHMVILATEGERIELGHRAEDRGIFARGAVKAALWLADKGPGRYTMADVLGL, encoded by the coding sequence ATGACCCACGTCGGCATCTTCGGCAGCGCCGGCCGCATGGGGCAAGCGATCGTCATCGCCATCGAAAGCGCGGGAGCGACCCATTCCGGCGGCATCGATATCGGCGAAGACGAAACCGCGCTGGCACAGGCAAGCGACGTGATTGTCGATTTCTCATCCCCCTCCGCATTACTCGCGCACCTCGCCGCGGCTCGAACCGCAAAAACCCCCATACTGATCGGCACCACCGGCCTGGACGATTCGCATCAGGCCATGATTGACGATGCCGCTCACGATATTGCGATCATCCAGGCCGCAAACACTTCACTTGGCGTCAACCTGCTCACCGCTCTGATCGAGCAGGCAACGGCGCGGCTCGGGGCCGATTGGGATATCGAGGTGCTGGAAATGCATCACCGCCACAAAGTAGACGCCCCATCGGGCACCGCGCTACTATTGGGTGCCGCCGCCGCCAAGGGCCGCGGCAAGAGTCTGCCTGAACTCAGCCGTTTCGACCATGACGGGCGACGTGACGAGGGCAGCATCGGCTTTGCTTCCCTGCGTGGCGGATCGGTCGCCGGCGATCACATGGTTATATTGGCAACCGAGGGCGAACGCATCGAACTGGGCCACCGCGCCGAGGATCGCGGCATATTTGCACGCGGCGCTGTAAAGGCCGCACTCTGGCTCGCCGACAAGGGACCGGGTCGGTACACGATGGCCGATGTGCTGGGCCTGTGA
- a CDS encoding DUF2274 domain-containing protein yields the protein MMPTLKLARLPDRTPVKLTVHVLPDLHEALTAYAAVYAEAYSEPATVEQLVPAMLSSFLDSDRGFHAARTQKNKASAG from the coding sequence ATGATGCCAACCTTAAAACTTGCGCGATTGCCTGACCGGACCCCGGTCAAGCTTACGGTGCATGTGCTGCCCGACCTTCACGAGGCTCTGACCGCTTATGCCGCTGTCTATGCTGAAGCCTATTCCGAGCCAGCAACAGTGGAGCAGCTTGTTCCCGCGATGCTCAGTAGTTTTCTGGACAGCGACCGCGGTTTTCACGCGGCCCGCACGCAGAAGAACAAAGCCTCGGCAGGGTAA
- the nth gene encoding endonuclease III codes for MKKADIFEFYRRLAELNPSPETELESVNIYTLLVAVVLSAQSTDAGVNKATRALFATVRDPQAMVELGEAGLKSHIKTIGLFNTKARNVIALSHLLIDKFGGEVPTDRDALETLPGVGRKTANVVLNVALGAETFPVDTHVFRVANRTGLAKGKTVMAVETILERQTPQPFRTHAHHWLILHGRYTCKARTPECWRCPVIDLCAFRPKSLPPAKIPASIR; via the coding sequence GTGAAAAAGGCCGATATTTTCGAGTTTTATCGGCGGTTGGCCGAACTAAACCCATCACCCGAAACCGAGCTTGAATCAGTCAATATCTACACGTTGTTGGTAGCCGTCGTGCTGTCGGCACAATCGACCGACGCTGGGGTTAACAAGGCAACACGCGCGCTGTTCGCCACCGTCCGCGATCCGCAGGCGATGGTCGAACTGGGCGAAGCAGGCCTGAAGTCTCACATCAAGACGATCGGCCTGTTCAATACCAAGGCCAGGAACGTTATCGCCCTGTCGCACCTCTTGATCGACAAATTCGGGGGCGAGGTTCCAACCGATCGCGATGCGCTGGAAACTTTGCCAGGAGTGGGGCGCAAAACCGCAAACGTCGTGCTGAACGTCGCGCTCGGCGCAGAAACATTTCCCGTCGACACCCATGTGTTTCGTGTCGCCAACCGCACCGGCCTTGCGAAGGGCAAGACGGTAATGGCGGTTGAAACGATCCTAGAACGCCAGACTCCACAGCCCTTTCGCACCCACGCGCACCACTGGCTGATCCTGCATGGACGTTATACCTGTAAAGCGCGGACGCCCGAATGCTGGCGTTGTCCCGTTATCGATCTTTGTGCGTTCAGGCCTAAGTCATTGCCACCTGCTAAGATACCTGCATCGATCCGCTAA